The following proteins come from a genomic window of Polyodon spathula isolate WHYD16114869_AA chromosome 44, ASM1765450v1, whole genome shotgun sequence:
- the si:dkey-19b23.7 gene encoding uncharacterized protein si:dkey-19b23.7 isoform X1 — MSAAQNREKENKKQLQQFLGDLVLLGSLQGFQYFQPWLRGKEEMLLTVVNEDVGWRSPRFPGSVASSLSSSSSGGCSVNVGVPGSEEPALLLSSRVGEGYLLPASPSDHELAIPEVNCTLFLLAGYAKYGRPYAWIRSNHERLVNIGGADSLIRDTPMKLKSVADWSTQGTQVWEVVSELVALCTSPPPVNPFSLDMRFLQSLPPTQRLLAPGRWSTSWRGSSQRCNPQEAYHSRVVEDLDRLHRFHVQSLWDVQRSRAQGQADRADEDQPGQHWTSPDSEPRKQT, encoded by the exons ATGAGCGCCGCCCAG aaccgCGAGAAGGAAAATAAGAAACAGTTGCAGCAGTTTCTGGGAGATCTCGTTCTGCTCGGCTCACTGCAG gggttTCAGTATTTCCAGCCCTGGCTTCGAGGCAAAGAGGAGATGCTGCTAACTGTGGTGAACGAAGATGTA GGCTGGAGGTCACCTCGTTTTCCTGGCTCTGTAGCCTCctctctcagcagcagcagctcaggggGCTGCAGTGTGAATGTTGGGGTGCCGGGCAGTGAGGAGCCGGCCCTGCTTCTCTCCAGCAG GGTCGGTGAGGGGTacctcctccctgcctcccccAGCGATCACGAACTAGCCATTCCA GAAGTAAACTGCACCCTGTTCCTATTGGCCGGCTACGCCAAGTATGGGCGGCCCTACGCCTGGATCCGCTCCAATCACGAGCGGCTGGTGAATATCGGCGGTGCCGATTCGCTCATCAGGGACACGCCCATGAAACTGAAGTCTGTCGCTGATTGGAGCACGCAGG GTACGCAGGTGTGGGAGGTGGTCAGTGAGTTGGTCGCTCTCTGTACCTCCCCTCCTCCTGTCAACCCCTTCTCTCTGGACATGCGCTTCCTCCAGTCCCTCCCGCCCACCCAGAGACTCCTGGCTCCGGGGCGCTGGTCAACTTCCTGGAGAGGATCGTCGCAACGTTGCAACCCGCAGGAGGCTTATCACAGCAGAG TGGTGGAAGATTTGGACAGACTCCATCGCTTTCATGTGCAGAGTCTTTGGGATGTCCAGCGGTCGAGGGCACAGGGACAAGCGGACAGAGCAGACGAAGACCAGCCCGGTCAGCACTGGACCTCACCGGACTCAGAACCACGAAAACAAACTTAA
- the si:dkey-19b23.8 gene encoding uncharacterized protein si:dkey-19b23.8 isoform X1, protein MAHLMRTIRDSPAALRRRFARDRTESLSHGDPLFKVHYLGTEKIYSLRAEQAEEAISRLLQGAPAGKLPKDHALVVRPRYVEVKEIATGRQLTKTYLRDIACCAAGATRPDVFLYICKSRGSGQLQCRVFWCGKEERVRQLTGCLAQSFQRALSDWQESSANQGEESEGTEEAGPSGGPPRPEGRASTLPANLDRVRSLEKEGLQLQESFESEGEEGVDWGGVRMSWRKQAAPRLGHGTGATSHEVRNQQTDTRFFGNASVAAGQGHAVPGDRRTNVL, encoded by the exons ATGGCTCACCTGATGAGGACCATCCGCGACTCGCCGGCCGCCTTGCGCCGCAGATTCGCCCGCGACCGGACCGAGAGCCTGTCTCACGGGGACCCGCTGTTCAAGGTGCACTACCTGGGCACGGAGAAGATCTACTCCCTTCGAGCCGAGCAAGCCGAGGAGGCCATCAGCCGGCTCCTGCAGGGGGCGCCGGCGGGCAAGCTGCCCAAGGACCACGCCCTGGTGGTGCGACCGCGCTACGTGGAGGTCAAGGAGATCGCCACCGGGCGGCAGCTGACCAAAACGTACCTGCGGGACATAGCGTGCTGCGCGGCGGGGGCCACGCGGCCCGACGTCTTCCTCTATATCTGCAAGAGCCGTGGGAGCGGGCAGCTGCAGTGCAGGGTGTTCTGGTGCGGCAAGGAGGAGCGGGTTCGACAGCTGACAGGCTGCCTGGCACAGTCCTTCCAGAGAGCGCTCAGTGACTGGCAGGAGAGCTCTGCCAACCAAGGGGAGGAGTCCGAGGGAACGGAGGAGGCGGGGCCGTCCGGAGGCCCGCCCCGCCCAGAGGGGCGGGCCTCTACACTGCCAGCCAATCTCGACAGAG TCAGGTCGTTGGAGAAAGAAGGCTTGCAGCTCCAGGAGTCTTTTGAAAGCGAGGGTGAAGAGGGGGTCGACTGGGGAGGAGTGAGAATGAGCTGGAGGAAGCAGGCAGCACCTCGCCTGGGACACGGAACTGGAGCTACCAGCCACGAGGTTCGCAATCAACAGACGGACACGCGTTTTTTTGGAAATGCGAGCGTGGCTGCTGGTCAGGGGCACGCTGTGCCAGGAGACCGTCGGACAAACGTTCTCTGA
- the LOC121305597 gene encoding nascent polypeptide-associated complex subunit alpha, muscle-specific form-like isoform X1 → MEGGKVGTPSSPVSQSPPPGKPGSVVLPPAPSPPAPSAEPSGTPPQTGAMKERRTSAELRRGTEGPSPELRVTVIGRHGQPIRTLLHAATPPISDPSVNCDLLIRGCERPATARANYQQCHSTSYTLPAA, encoded by the exons ATGGAAGGTGGCAAG GTGGGAACCCCCTCTTCTCCAGTCTCACAGAGCCCCCCTCCTGGAAAGCCTGGGTCCGTGGTTCTCCCCCCGGCCCCCTCTCCTCCTGCCCCGAGCGCGGAGCCCAGCGGGACCCCCCCTCAGACCGGAGCCATGAAGGAGCGCAGGACCTCCGCAGAGCTGCGACGAGGCACAGAGG GGCCATCGCCTGAGCTCAGAGTAACTGTGATTGGCCGGCACGGACAGCCAATAAGAACACTGCTCCACGCTGCCACACCGCCAATCAGCGACCCCTCTGTGAACTGTGACCTCCTGATTCGGGGGTGCGAGAGGCCAGCCACAGCCCGTGCCAACTACCAGCAATGCCACTCTACCTCATACACCCTGCCCGCAGCCTGA
- the LOC121305597 gene encoding espin-like isoform X2 translates to MEGGKVGTPSSPVSQSPPPGKPGSVVLPPAPSPPAPSAEPSGTPPQTGAMKERRTSAELRRGTEVPRSLSSPELLSELKTGKQLRRIPRSSGLTTVFSGRGRAGHRLSSE, encoded by the exons ATGGAAGGTGGCAAG GTGGGAACCCCCTCTTCTCCAGTCTCACAGAGCCCCCCTCCTGGAAAGCCTGGGTCCGTGGTTCTCCCCCCGGCCCCCTCTCCTCCTGCCCCGAGCGCGGAGCCCAGCGGGACCCCCCCTCAGACCGGAGCCATGAAGGAGCGCAGGACCTCCGCAGAGCTGCGACGAGGCACAGAGG tCCCCCGCTCTCTCTCCAGTCCGGAGCTGTTGTCCGAGTTGAAGACTGGGAAGCAGCTGAGGCGCATTCCCAGGAGCAGCGGGTTGACCACTGTGTTCTCCGGACGAGGCAGAGCG GGCCATCGCCTGAGCTCAGAGTAA
- the si:dkey-19b23.7 gene encoding uncharacterized protein si:dkey-19b23.7 isoform X2 — protein sequence MSAAQNREKENKKQLQQFLGDLVLLGSLQGFQYFQPWLRGKEEMLLTVVNEDVGWRSPRFPGSVASSLSSSSSGGCSVNVGVPGSEEPALLLSSRVGEGYLLPASPSDHELAIPEVNCTLFLLAGYAKYGRPYAWIRSNHERLVNIGGADSLIRDTPMKLKSVADWSTQVVEDLDRLHRFHVQSLWDVQRSRAQGQADRADEDQPGQHWTSPDSEPRKQT from the exons ATGAGCGCCGCCCAG aaccgCGAGAAGGAAAATAAGAAACAGTTGCAGCAGTTTCTGGGAGATCTCGTTCTGCTCGGCTCACTGCAG gggttTCAGTATTTCCAGCCCTGGCTTCGAGGCAAAGAGGAGATGCTGCTAACTGTGGTGAACGAAGATGTA GGCTGGAGGTCACCTCGTTTTCCTGGCTCTGTAGCCTCctctctcagcagcagcagctcaggggGCTGCAGTGTGAATGTTGGGGTGCCGGGCAGTGAGGAGCCGGCCCTGCTTCTCTCCAGCAG GGTCGGTGAGGGGTacctcctccctgcctcccccAGCGATCACGAACTAGCCATTCCA GAAGTAAACTGCACCCTGTTCCTATTGGCCGGCTACGCCAAGTATGGGCGGCCCTACGCCTGGATCCGCTCCAATCACGAGCGGCTGGTGAATATCGGCGGTGCCGATTCGCTCATCAGGGACACGCCCATGAAACTGAAGTCTGTCGCTGATTGGAGCACGCAGG TGGTGGAAGATTTGGACAGACTCCATCGCTTTCATGTGCAGAGTCTTTGGGATGTCCAGCGGTCGAGGGCACAGGGACAAGCGGACAGAGCAGACGAAGACCAGCCCGGTCAGCACTGGACCTCACCGGACTCAGAACCACGAAAACAAACTTAA
- the si:dkey-19b23.8 gene encoding uncharacterized protein si:dkey-19b23.8 isoform X2, with product MAHLMRTIRDSPAALRRRFARDRTESLSHGDPLFKVHYLGTEKIYSLRAEQAEEAISRLLQGAPAGKLPKDHALVVRPRYVEVKEIATGRQLTKTYLRDIACCAAGATRPDVFLYICKSRGSGQLQCRVFWCGKEERVRQLTGCLAQSFQRALSDWQESSANQGEESEGTEEAGPSGGPPRPEGRASTLPANLDRGRWRKKACSSRSLLKARVKRGSTGEE from the exons ATGGCTCACCTGATGAGGACCATCCGCGACTCGCCGGCCGCCTTGCGCCGCAGATTCGCCCGCGACCGGACCGAGAGCCTGTCTCACGGGGACCCGCTGTTCAAGGTGCACTACCTGGGCACGGAGAAGATCTACTCCCTTCGAGCCGAGCAAGCCGAGGAGGCCATCAGCCGGCTCCTGCAGGGGGCGCCGGCGGGCAAGCTGCCCAAGGACCACGCCCTGGTGGTGCGACCGCGCTACGTGGAGGTCAAGGAGATCGCCACCGGGCGGCAGCTGACCAAAACGTACCTGCGGGACATAGCGTGCTGCGCGGCGGGGGCCACGCGGCCCGACGTCTTCCTCTATATCTGCAAGAGCCGTGGGAGCGGGCAGCTGCAGTGCAGGGTGTTCTGGTGCGGCAAGGAGGAGCGGGTTCGACAGCTGACAGGCTGCCTGGCACAGTCCTTCCAGAGAGCGCTCAGTGACTGGCAGGAGAGCTCTGCCAACCAAGGGGAGGAGTCCGAGGGAACGGAGGAGGCGGGGCCGTCCGGAGGCCCGCCCCGCCCAGAGGGGCGGGCCTCTACACTGCCAGCCAATCTCGACAGAG GTCGTTGGAGAAAGAAGGCTTGCAGCTCCAGGAGTCTTTTGAAAGCGAGGGTGAAGAGGGGGTCGACTGGGGAGGAGTGA